Below is a genomic region from Nitrospirota bacterium.
CCCTGGCCACCTCACCAAGACGGGGCAGGAACGCCTTGTGCCTCTCACGCTACCCCTACGGCAGGAGTTTCAGCGGCTTAGAGCACAGGATGGGGTGTTACGGATTCAGGGGCTTGTCTTCCACAAGAATGGGGGGAAACTGAGCCATACCTACCGAGAAGTGAAGCGGTTATGTGTGGAGCAGAAGATTGAGGACTTTCTGTTCCATGACCTTCGCCACTGTGCCGTGACGAACCTCGCAGACTCAGGGGTCGATACCGAAACGATCATGAAGATCGTCGGTCACTCCTCGGTGGAAATGTTTCTCCGCTATCGCACGATCAAGGCAGAGAATTTAGACGCTGCCATGACTCGCATGAACACGCTAATAACACGGCATGAGAACGCCGCTCGCCAAGTCCCTGGAATCGCTGCACTATAGAGTGGTTGGTGCCGAAGGCGGGATTTGAACCCGCACACCCTTGCGGGCGCTAGACCCTGAATCTAGTGCGTCTGCCAGTTTCGCCACTTCGGCACATCGAGGTGGAGGGGGATTATCCTGAATTATTGAGGTCCCCGTCAAGCAAGGGGCTTGAATTACTTAGCTTGCGCTGCTCGTGAGGCCCAGAGGCCAGCCTTCGCGATGTCCCTGGTGTCTCCGCTGATCACGATCCGTTCTCGGACAAGCCCGGCGGCGCCGAGCAAGGGGGCCGCTGCGATCCAGGGTGCCTCATCGGCGATCAAGATATCGAACCGGACACGGCTGAACAGGGGATCGCTTAGCACCCGGGATGCGGTGGTGACCACGAGCCGACGGTTTTGTATGAAGGCCTGGCGGTTGGTGTCTTCTTCGGCTGCGAGCAATTCACGGATCTTTTTCGTCCCGCCCAGATGGACGATGTCTTCTTTGAGTTCGTCAAACTCCGGCCGCATGTCTTTCGGTACCGCGGCTTCCGGCACGAGTTCGTCGATGCGCACCTTGGCGACATCAAGTTCCCCCTTCAATTCGGCGCATTGACTCTCATGCAGTTCGAGATATTGATGCAGCGTTTGGACGTTTTTCCCGACGGCCTGCAAGCTGAGCCGTCGAAAGAGCGGGAGGTTTTCATATTCAGCCAGCGTGGCAGTCACGTCTTTGATCTTGTTTTGTACGTCGGTGAGCTGCGTGAGCAGTCGCCATTCCAGCAGGCGCACTTCATCGAGATCCCTTTGTTTCTGCCCCTTGTAGGCTAAGACAGGGGTCAACTCACGAAACCGCTCATATTTGCGCCGGAGTGCGGCCTTGTCCGCGCGCGACTTGGCATAGAACTGGTGCATTTGGGCTTCGAACCCCAGTTCTTGAATCCCGATACCCTCGGCCTGATGGGACAGGGTCATTTCATAGCGACTGACCCAAGTCTTATATGTGAGCCCGACGGCTTTCATGGCCCGCGCGATGGTTCCGACGAGTGCATCCGCCGACTGGTGATCGGGAGAGACCAGCAGGATACGTTTATTCGTACGAATCAGTTCGATGACGAGGACCGCTAATCGTTGTCGTCGCACCGCAAGCTCGTCCGACCAAATGGTCATGAGAATCGAGGAGCCGGGTCCGGTTCCGGACAGTTCTCCCGCTTCCGTCGTCGTCTCGAGGAGGGGAGCCAATCGGTCTGCGGGACCGAGCCGAAAGGCGTCTGGTTGCGCGAGCATGTCGCGCAATCGCTTGGCAGACGGAGCGAGAAGCCCGGCACGGTCAGGAACGACCGTCATGTTGGCGCAGGACTGTCCAATCGCATCGAACGTCTGCACAAGGATCACGTGACCTTGCCCGCCAAGTACGATGCCTTCCGTCGGTTCCATGTCGTCCGGAGGGACAATAGAGAGGGGCGTGTCATGCGCGATGGACGAACCATGCGGAAGTGTCAGCTCGTAGAGGTGCAGCGTGCCGATGGTATGCAGCAGTCGTCCTGTTACATGCGTAATGGGCTGATCAAACGCCGTGGCGCTCACCTGTTTCTGCTCGGCTTCAAGCCGGAGTGCCCATGTCTCGATGAGGTCACGCGCTGTCATGCGATCCTTGGGAAATAGTTTGTGTGCAGCGGCGGCCATCATACGGTTGGCCATTGCGCCTGTCTAGCAGGATGCAGAAAAAATGATGGATGACCCGGTGAGTCCCATGTGCTCGCGCAACGCGCGGTCTCAAAAGACCCTCGTTGGACGCGCGCACTGAGGGACTTATCCGGGCCATCTTAGAGGAACGTATCGGAGAAAACTTCTCCCTTCGGTCTCTTACTGCGGACTTGCTGGACGGTCTTTTGAGCATTCTTCAGGGGGGGTCCTCTTGTTCCGGCGTGGTTATTTCTGAGCCTGCTAGGCTGAGAATCGTGTGTCTGCTTGACCCCACCGAACAGTTCCATTAGCGTAGACATTTTGCAGCGCCTGCTCGATAGCCATGGGAGGACGTCGTACATGCATGTAGTTGGACTTATGTCCGGAACATCCGGTGACGGAGTCGATGCCGCACTTGTGGACATTACCGGGCGAGGCCGTACCGTGAAGGTGAGAACCCTGGCGTCGCATACGCTGGCGTATCCACGCTCGCTACAGCAGCGGATTCTCTCCGCGTCTGTTTCCGGGACGGTCGCAGATATTTGTCACCTCAATGCGCTGCTCGGTGAATGGTTCGCGAATGCCGCGCTGCATGTCATTCGGCAGGCAACACTTCAGCCGAGCGATGTGCTGTTGATCGGTTCGCATGGACAAACCGTGCACCACCTTCCGCATGGCGTTCATGCGCCAGGTGTCGGCTCGATTCGTTCAACCCTCCAAATCGCCGAGCCGGCTGTGATTGCCGAGCGAACGGGGATAACCACCGTTGCGAATTTTCGTCCACGGGATATTGCTGCAGGGGGCCAAGGGGCTCCACTCACCCCGGTTGCGCATGCTTTGCTGTTGAAACATGCGCGTCGCGCACGGTTGATCGTGAATCTCGGCGGCATCAGCAACGTGACCTATGTGCCGAAGGGGGGACGCCTGAGCGGAGTGCAGGCCTTCGATACGGGGCCGGCTAATATGGTGCTGGACAGTCTCATGGTGCGCGTGACTGACGGACGACTATTGATGGACTGCGATGGAAAGTTAGCGATGAAGGGGCAGGTTGATTCACGATTGCTGGGTAAGTTGCTCGCTCACCCGTTTTTGTCCAAGCGACCTCCGAAATCGACCGGACGGGAAGCGTTTGGCCCCGATCTCATCGAGGAGCTGATTGCGACTCAACAGCAACGGAGCCTCTCAATCGAGGATTTGTTGGCGACCTGCAGTATGTGGACCGCCAAGGCGGTCGGCGCGTCGCGTCGGTGGATCAACGGGGAGATCGATGAGGTGGTGGTGGGCGGCGGCGGTGTCCGCAATCGGGCAATTATGACTCATCTCTCGACGGTGTTCGCTCCGGTGCCGGTCTCCACGTTCGAAGCCCTGGGGTGGGACAGTAAGTCGTTTGAAGCGGTAGCCTTTGCCTTGTTGGCCTATCAAACCGTGACCGGCCAATGGGGCAATATCCCGTCAGTGACGGGTGCCACGCATCCCGTGATCCTTGGCACGATTGTGCCGAATGGCCCTCGCTGGCGTGAATCATTTCCGGCGCGATAGCAGCATGATGGAGAATATAGGTATCGGACTAGCCATCGCCTCTCTGGTGTTTCTGATTTGGCGCCTGATGATGTCTTCAAGCGGTGAGTCGGCCAGGAAAGAGAGCCTGGTGATTCCTCCTGGCGTGACGCTGCGGCCTCAGCCCTTGCTGACCGATACGGACCTCATGCTCTACAATCTCATACGGTTGGCCGTGGAAGATCATTATCTTGTCTTTGCGAGGGTTCCACTCTGGTCTGTTGTCAGTGTCGAGGCGGAGGGAAAGATTCGGTCTCAGGTGTTAAGGCAGATCGCGCTGAAGCAACTCGACTTTGTGTTGGTTCACCCGGGAACGAAGGCGGCTGAGCAGGTTGTGTTGCTTGAGGAAGGGTTTCCCCCTCAGCCACATGAGGTCACTCGAACTCGCGAGATTCAAGCTGTTCTGCAGGCAGCGGGCATTACGTTGACCACCTTGAAGCCCAACACGTCCTATACCGTGCCTCAGCTGGCTCAGCTGCTTGGCGTCGGCGAAGACGAGTGACCGTCGGGATGCGACGCTATTCGCCAGGCCCGGTGCCGACCAGCTGTGTCGCCGGTTCCACATCGCGTATCGCGGCGACGTCAATGGCTTTCCTCGCCAGTTCGGCTTCTGCGCTCTCGGGATATTGATCGATGACTCGTTCGTACATCATGCGGGCTTTTTCATGATCTTTGATCTTGGTGTAGGTTTGACCAAGTTTGAGCGTGGATGCCGCAAGTTTTTGGCTCATCGGATAGTCGGACACGACGTTGTAAAATGACTTTAGGGCTTCCCTGTAGCGTCCGAGCCGGTACTGGCATTCTCCTACCCAATACTGCGCGTTGGCGGCCAAAGAGGATTGCCCGTGCAGTTCGAGAAAGAATCGAAACCCTGCCAGCGCGGCTTCGTAATCCCGATGTTTAAACTCTTCCATCACTCGATCGTAGAGGTGTCGAGACGAGTCCTGCATGTGGGATGGTGCAGCGACAGCGGGGTTGAACGAT
It encodes:
- a CDS encoding site-specific integrase codes for the protein QSPHLPVRDHAPSLGRAKRVQDWRLGGAAPRNSSCRYPAILIVAEQDLEKGRIFLPGHLTKTGQERLVPLTLPLRQEFQRLRAQDGVLRIQGLVFHKNGGKLSHTYREVKRLCVEQKIEDFLFHDLRHCAVTNLADSGVDTETIMKIVGHSSVEMFLRYRTIKAENLDAAMTRMNTLITRHENAARQVPGIAAL
- a CDS encoding anhydro-N-acetylmuramic acid kinase — translated: MHVVGLMSGTSGDGVDAALVDITGRGRTVKVRTLASHTLAYPRSLQQRILSASVSGTVADICHLNALLGEWFANAALHVIRQATLQPSDVLLIGSHGQTVHHLPHGVHAPGVGSIRSTLQIAEPAVIAERTGITTVANFRPRDIAAGGQGAPLTPVAHALLLKHARRARLIVNLGGISNVTYVPKGGRLSGVQAFDTGPANMVLDSLMVRVTDGRLLMDCDGKLAMKGQVDSRLLGKLLAHPFLSKRPPKSTGREAFGPDLIEELIATQQQRSLSIEDLLATCSMWTAKAVGASRRWINGEIDEVVVGGGGVRNRAIMTHLSTVFAPVPVSTFEALGWDSKSFEAVAFALLAYQTVTGQWGNIPSVTGATHPVILGTIVPNGPRWRESFPAR
- a CDS encoding DUF2726 domain-containing protein, whose translation is MMENIGIGLAIASLVFLIWRLMMSSSGESARKESLVIPPGVTLRPQPLLTDTDLMLYNLIRLAVEDHYLVFARVPLWSVVSVEAEGKIRSQVLRQIALKQLDFVLVHPGTKAAEQVVLLEEGFPPQPHEVTRTREIQAVLQAAGITLTTLKPNTSYTVPQLAQLLGVGEDE
- the ybgF gene encoding tol-pal system protein YbgF, which codes for MTILKIVLPGIMALLLSFNPAVAAPSHMQDSSRHLYDRVMEEFKHRDYEAALAGFRFFLELHGQSSLAANAQYWVGECQYRLGRYREALKSFYNVVSDYPMSQKLAASTLKLGQTYTKIKDHEKARMMYERVIDQYPESAEAELARKAIDVAAIRDVEPATQLVGTGPGE